From the Anaeromyxobacter dehalogenans 2CP-1 genome, the window GCTGCCCACCACCACCCGCGCCGTCGCGGCGTCCAGCCGGACCACGTAGCGCGGCACCGCGCCCGCGATCCCGAGCCCGCGCCGCTGCCCCACCGTGAACCGGTGCACGCCGTCGTGGCGGCCGAGCACCTCGCCCGCGGTGGAGACGATCTCGCCCGCCCGGATCCGCGCCGGCGCGCGCAGCGCCACGAAGTCCCCCGCGTCACCGCGCGTCACGAAGCAGATCTCCTGCGAGTCGGGCTTGTCCGCCACCGCCAGGCCGGCGCGCGCCGCCTCCGCCCGCACGACGGGCTTCGCCAGCGCGCCCACCGGGAACAGCACGTCGCGGAGCGCGTCCTGGCCCAGGCCGTAGAGGAAGTAGCTCTGGTCCTTCGCCGGATCCGCGGCGGTGAGCAGCGCGCGCCGCCCGCCCCGCTCCTCGACCCGGGCGTAGTGCCCGGTCGCGAGCTTCGCGCCGAGCGCGCGGGCGCGGGCCAGCAGCCAGTCGAACTTCACCTCGGTGTTGCAGGCGACGCACGGGTTGGGCGTGCGGCCCTCGACGTAGTCGTCGACGAACCGATCGATGACGCGCTCGCGGAAGCGCGCCTCCACGTTCGCCACGTAGAACGGGATGCCGAGGCGCCGCGCCGCCGCGCGCGCGTCCTCGACGTCGTCGGGCGCGCAGCAGGAGCGTCCGCGGGCCACGTCGGAGTAGTCGGCCACGCGCATGGTGACGCCGATCACCTCGTGGCCGTGGCCGGCGAGGAGGGCGGCGGCGGTCGAGCTGTCGACCCCGCCCGACATGGCGACCAGGATGCGCATGGCAGGTCCGGAGGCGGGGGTGTACCGCCGCCCGCGGCGCGGATCAACCGAGCGAGGCGCTGGGCGGCGCCGCCGGATCCGCGGGGGGCTGGTCGGCCGGGCGGACCGGAATCTCCAGCACGAACTTGCAGCCGGTGAAGTGGCGGGCCACGCTCGCCGGCTGGGTGCGCGGCGGGCTCTCCACCCACACCCGCCCGCCGTGGGCCTCCGCGATGCGCCGCGCCACCGGCAGCCCCAGGCCGGAGCCC encodes:
- the mnmA gene encoding tRNA 2-thiouridine(34) synthase MnmA, with product MRILVAMSGGVDSSTAAALLAGHGHEVIGVTMRVADYSDVARGRSCCAPDDVEDARAAARRLGIPFYVANVEARFRERVIDRFVDDYVEGRTPNPCVACNTEVKFDWLLARARALGAKLATGHYARVEERGGRRALLTAADPAKDQSYFLYGLGQDALRDVLFPVGALAKPVVRAEAARAGLAVADKPDSQEICFVTRGDAGDFVALRAPARIRAGEIVSTAGEVLGRHDGVHRFTVGQRRGLGIAGAVPRYVVRLDAATARVVVGSAEEASRDRFEVREASWVSGAPPAGPVELRVKVRHRHEGERGTVRAVSGGAGADVRLARPVRGVAPGQAAVFYAGDEVVGGGRIA